The Streptomyces sp. NBC_00344 genome includes a window with the following:
- a CDS encoding MFS transporter yields MSSGPGAHSAPAPRESPTRTSMFSSLKIRNYRLFATGAVVSNTGTWMARITQDWLVLSITGSSAAVGITTAMQFLPMLLFGLYGGVIADRFTKRSLLFCTQGAMSLGGLFLAVLTLTGHVEVWHVYLTAFFTGLVTVIDNPTRQSFVSEMVGPDQVRNAVSLNSANFQSARLLGPAVASVLTAAVGPGWAFLANGLSFLAPLTGLLLMRTDELHHTPRRPRGKGQLREGLNYVSKHPDLIWPIVLVGFVGTFGFNFPIWLSAFANGTFHGGVGMYGLFNTLMAVGSLAGALLAARRGTSRLRILVGAAIGFGLLQVCTAWLPSVWVFAPMIALIGVVGLTVNVTANSTVQMGTDPEMRGRVMSLFMMVFTGGTPLGGPLFGWLTDTYGVRISFTLGGGICALAAMGVGLMLARAANLRLEVDLRRGRRHVGFVPREHLATAA; encoded by the coding sequence TTGAGTTCGGGACCCGGAGCACACTCCGCCCCCGCACCGCGAGAATCCCCTACCCGGACGTCGATGTTCAGTTCGCTGAAGATCCGTAACTACCGGCTGTTCGCCACCGGCGCCGTTGTCTCCAACACCGGCACCTGGATGGCGCGTATCACCCAGGACTGGCTGGTGCTCAGCATCACCGGTTCGTCGGCGGCCGTCGGAATCACCACGGCCATGCAGTTCCTGCCGATGCTGCTGTTCGGTCTGTACGGCGGTGTCATCGCCGACCGTTTCACCAAGCGCAGCCTGCTCTTCTGCACCCAGGGTGCGATGAGCCTCGGCGGTCTCTTCCTGGCCGTGCTCACGCTCACCGGCCATGTCGAGGTCTGGCACGTCTACCTCACCGCGTTCTTCACCGGCCTTGTCACGGTCATCGACAACCCGACCCGGCAGTCGTTCGTCTCCGAGATGGTCGGTCCGGACCAGGTCCGCAACGCCGTCAGTCTGAACTCGGCCAACTTCCAGTCCGCACGGCTGCTCGGCCCCGCCGTCGCGAGTGTGCTCACCGCGGCCGTGGGTCCCGGCTGGGCGTTCCTCGCCAACGGGCTCTCCTTCCTCGCTCCGCTCACCGGCCTGCTGCTGATGCGGACCGACGAGCTGCACCACACCCCGCGCAGGCCGCGCGGCAAGGGACAGCTGCGCGAGGGGCTGAACTACGTCTCCAAGCACCCCGACCTGATCTGGCCGATCGTGCTGGTCGGCTTCGTGGGCACCTTCGGCTTCAACTTCCCGATCTGGCTGAGTGCCTTCGCCAACGGCACCTTCCACGGAGGTGTCGGGATGTACGGCCTCTTCAACACGCTGATGGCCGTCGGCTCGCTGGCCGGCGCGCTGCTAGCGGCCCGCCGGGGCACGTCCAGACTGCGGATCCTGGTGGGCGCCGCGATCGGTTTCGGCCTGCTCCAGGTCTGCACCGCGTGGCTTCCCTCGGTCTGGGTGTTCGCACCGATGATCGCGTTGATCGGTGTCGTCGGCCTGACGGTCAACGTCACCGCCAACTCCACTGTCCAGATGGGCACCGACCCCGAGATGAGGGGCCGGGTGATGAGCCTCTTCATGATGGTCTTCACCGGCGGCACCCCGCTGGGCGGCCCGCTCTTCGGCTGGCTCACCGACACCTACGGAGTGCGGATCAGCTTCACCCTGGGCGGCGGGATCTGCGCACTCGCGGCGATGGGGGTCGGCCTGATGCTGGCCCGTGCGGCCAATCTCCGTCTGGAGGTCGACCTGCGGCGCGGGCGCCGGCATGTGGGGTTCGTACCGCGCGAGCACCTGGCGACGGCGGCGTAG
- a CDS encoding Uma2 family endonuclease, protein MTVVDDRIEMADTSDERTLDGMFEWLEPTPEGFKVEIVGGNIFMSPQRDTHWDIILDVVEQLRAVYPRKRVKSDVRIDFPGRLNGFASDVVALVDGAVKDAKGRWRYQDIEFVAEVISEGTAANDYGPKKAAYAAAGVPVYLIADPYTGKWHLHTLPKDDGYHGTVTLDFGYQVDLTGTVLGLTLQTGDFPRD, encoded by the coding sequence ATGACCGTCGTCGACGACAGGATCGAGATGGCCGACACCAGCGACGAGCGCACTCTGGACGGCATGTTCGAGTGGCTCGAGCCGACCCCCGAGGGATTCAAGGTCGAGATCGTCGGGGGGAACATTTTCATGTCGCCGCAACGGGACACCCACTGGGACATCATCCTGGACGTCGTCGAGCAATTGCGTGCTGTCTATCCCCGGAAGCGGGTGAAGTCCGACGTGCGTATCGACTTCCCAGGCCGGCTGAACGGCTTCGCCTCGGACGTCGTGGCTCTCGTGGACGGTGCCGTCAAGGACGCCAAGGGCCGTTGGCGCTACCAGGACATCGAGTTCGTCGCCGAGGTAATCTCCGAGGGCACTGCCGCCAACGACTACGGACCGAAGAAGGCCGCCTACGCCGCGGCAGGAGTGCCCGTGTATCTCATCGCCGACCCGTACACCGGGAAGTGGCACCTTCACACGCTCCCGAAGGACGACGGGTACCACGGCACGGTGACGCTCGACTTCGGCTACCAGGTCGACCTCACCGGCACCGTACTCGGTCTCACCCTGCAGACCGGCGACTTCCCCCGCGACTGA
- the thpR gene encoding RNA 2',3'-cyclic phosphodiesterase — translation MRLFAALLPPEEAARQLDSRIIPLRSRPGADGLRWTGRPGWHFTLAFMGEVDETLVPALEAGLARTAGDHDPFRLRLAGGGNFGGRALWSGAAGDVGAMTRLATDVKSAAQKAGIMMEADRPYVPHLTLAHSRAPADLRPYVRALTGFESAPWTVRELVLVRSGEESRYQVVGGWPLGAAT, via the coding sequence ATGAGACTGTTCGCGGCGCTGCTGCCCCCGGAAGAGGCCGCTCGTCAGCTGGACTCGCGGATAATCCCCTTACGGTCGCGGCCCGGCGCCGACGGCCTCCGCTGGACCGGCCGCCCCGGCTGGCACTTCACGCTCGCCTTCATGGGCGAGGTCGACGAGACCCTGGTCCCGGCACTGGAGGCGGGCCTCGCTCGTACCGCCGGCGATCACGACCCGTTCCGGCTCCGGCTGGCCGGCGGGGGGAACTTCGGCGGCCGGGCACTGTGGTCCGGGGCCGCCGGGGACGTCGGTGCCATGACCCGGCTGGCCACCGACGTGAAGTCGGCCGCGCAGAAGGCCGGGATCATGATGGAGGCCGACCGGCCCTACGTGCCGCATCTCACCCTCGCCCACAGCCGGGCCCCGGCTGACCTGCGGCCGTACGTGAGAGCCCTGACAGGGTTCGAAAGCGCCCCCTGGACCGTGCGGGAGCTGGTCCTTGTCCGCAGCGGTGAGGAGTCCCGGTACCAGGTGGTCGGCGGATGGCCGCTCGGGGCGGCCACGTAA
- a CDS encoding aldo/keto reductase, whose protein sequence is MKYTQLGRTGLKVSRLVLGTMNFGPLTTEADSHTIMDSALDAGVNFFDTANVYGWGENKGRTEEILGTWFAQGGERRDKVVLATKMYANMAATSDAWPNHDKLSAVNIRRSVEASLKRLQTDHIDVYQFHHVDRNTPFEEIWQAIDVLIQQGKILYAGSSNFPGYKIAQANELAARRGSVGLVSEQCIYNLMERRAEMEVIPAAQEYGLGVIPWSPLHSGLLGGAIRKEREGGGSSRSSSGRSADALANPSVRAQVQAYEDLLDKHGLEPGEAGLAWLLTRPGVTGPIVGPRTGEQLASALRAVELELPEAVVSGLDEIFPGPGPSPEAFAW, encoded by the coding sequence ATGAAGTACACGCAGCTTGGACGCACCGGACTCAAGGTCAGCCGACTGGTCCTCGGCACGATGAACTTCGGGCCTCTGACCACCGAGGCCGACAGTCACACGATCATGGACTCCGCGCTGGACGCGGGTGTCAACTTCTTCGACACCGCCAACGTGTACGGGTGGGGCGAGAACAAGGGCCGCACCGAGGAGATCCTCGGGACCTGGTTCGCGCAGGGCGGTGAGCGGCGCGACAAGGTCGTGCTCGCCACGAAGATGTACGCGAACATGGCGGCCACGAGCGATGCCTGGCCCAACCACGACAAGCTCTCCGCGGTGAACATCCGCCGCTCCGTCGAGGCGTCGCTGAAGCGGCTCCAGACGGACCACATCGATGTGTACCAATTCCACCACGTGGACCGGAACACCCCGTTCGAGGAGATCTGGCAGGCGATCGACGTCCTGATCCAGCAGGGCAAGATCCTCTACGCGGGGTCGTCCAACTTCCCCGGTTACAAGATCGCCCAGGCCAACGAACTCGCCGCCCGGCGCGGCTCGGTGGGCCTGGTCAGCGAGCAGTGCATCTACAACCTGATGGAACGCCGTGCCGAGATGGAGGTCATCCCGGCCGCGCAGGAGTACGGCCTGGGAGTCATCCCCTGGTCGCCGCTGCACAGCGGGCTGCTCGGCGGGGCGATCCGCAAGGAGCGCGAGGGGGGCGGCAGCTCGCGGAGCTCGTCCGGCCGTTCGGCGGACGCGCTGGCGAACCCGTCGGTGCGGGCGCAGGTCCAGGCGTACGAGGACCTGCTCGACAAGCACGGTCTGGAGCCGGGCGAGGCCGGTCTGGCGTGGCTGCTGACCCGACCGGGGGTGACGGGGCCCATCGTCGGACCGCGTACCGGCGAGCAGCTGGCTTCGGCTCTGCGCGCGGTGGAGCTGGAGCTTCCCGAGGCCGTGGTCTCCGGGCTCGACGAGATCTTCCCGGGCCCGGGGCCCTCGCCGGAGGCCTTCGCCTGGTAG